From a region of the Oryzias melastigma strain HK-1 linkage group LG4, ASM292280v2, whole genome shotgun sequence genome:
- the tprg1 gene encoding tumor protein p63-regulated gene 1 protein: protein METEEKKGAPEVQQGQVSPPTSAPQLSDCAKDAQELQSACATIRAKLDNLSADTSLMNFKFKKFFVLRPGTLNQAIKDVEALVNKEEDGNVQSVWLMAEVDHWNNEKERLVLITDNTLLVFKYDFIMLLCEQIQKISLNFVDRLTHGTFNFPKRSLLKREGVGLRIDWDRLREPSFSSKWNPFSTDFPFITFTSHPVSSTNDTFASLCDLDKFREHLKAAAEKAHARNPVPGKANGVTVLNQPITIEAYVGAMSFLGNQNKLGYCMARGGVGF, encoded by the exons ATGGAAACCGAGGAGAAGAAGGGAGCACCTGAGGTTCAGCAGGGTCAGGTCAGCCCCCCCACCAGCGCGCCACAGCTCTCTGACTGCGCCAAGGACGCGCAGGAGCTGCAGTCTGCGTGCGCAACGATCCGCGCAAAGCTCGACAACCTCTCCGCGGATACCTCCCTGATGAACTTTAAATTCAAGAAGTTCTTCGTTTTACGG CCCGGCACTCTAAATCAGGCCATCAAAGACGTGGAAGCTCTGGTGAATAAGGAGGAGGACGGCAATGTGCAGAGCGTCTGGCTGATGGCAGA AGTGGACCACTGGAACAATGAAAAGGAGCGCCTTGTTCTCATCACAGACAACACTCTCCTGGTCTTCAAGTATGACTTCATCATGCTCCTCTGTGAGCAAATCCAGAAGATCTCCCTCAACTTCGTGGACCGCCTGACCCACGGCACCTTCAATTTTCCCAAGCGTTCCCTGCTCAA GAGAGAAGGGGTAGGCCTGCGCATCGATTGGGACCGCCTGAGAGAACCCTCCTTCTCCTCCAAGTGGAACCCCTTTTCAACCGACTTCCCCTTCATCACCTTCACTTCCCACCCCGTGTCGAGCACCAACGACACCTTTGCTTCTCTCTGTGAC CTTGATAAATTCAGGGAGCATCTGAAGGCGGCAGCAGAAAAAGCTCACGCCAGAAATCCAGTACCTGGAAAAGCTAATGGCGTAACGGTCCTCAATCAACCAATCACCATCGAGGCATATGTGGGCGCCATGTCATTCCTTGGAAACCAGAACAAGCTGGGCTACTGCATGGCTCGAGGAGGAGTTGGCTTCTAA